The Deltaproteobacteria bacterium genomic interval TATGTCGTCTATGAGCAGGGCCTGGTATTTCTCGAAGCGTTTCAAGGCGCGGGACAAAGTCAGATCCCGCTTGGCGAGCAGAAGGTTTTGTACCAGCAGGTTGCAGGTGGTAAAAAGAACCCGCAGCCCCTGATGGACCAACTCCTGCCCTACGGCGCACGGGAGATGCGTCTTCCCGCTGCCCGGATTTCCAAAGGCCAGGACGTTTTCCGCCTGCTCCGTAAAGGCCCCCTCGGCCAGCACCTTCACTTGATGCCTTATCTTGGGTGGCAACCTCTTCATGTCGAAGGTGTCCATGCTCTTTTCCAGGGGCAGTTTCGATTCCCGTAAAAACCGCTCTGTCCGTTTTTGCCCGCGGACTTCACATTCTTTTTGGACCAGTTCATAAAGATACTGTTCGTACGTCAGCGACTCCTTCCTGGCCTGGTCGGCTTGCTCCTCGTAGCACTCCCGCACCGTGGGCAGATGGAGTTCTCTCAAGGTCCGCGTCATGTCGCTTCTCAGCTCGGCCATCACCATGACGCTCCCTCCGCCTTTCCCAAAAGACCGTCGTAGGCCCTGAGGTCCACCTCGCTTATGCACACGTCTGTTACAGGCAAAGTCTGGCTGTCTGAATGAAGCATCTCTTTCACGGCTTCCGCCGTCACCGCGTGGTCCTGGTCAAAGAGCGCTAAAATAGCTTCGTCCGTTGCGGTTTCACCTTCGTAAGCCGCCAGGTGAAGTATGCGGAGATATTCCTTGTCCGCAGTGGCCGGCCGGGTCCGTTTCAACGCATCGTAGGCCATCCGAAAACGATGCGTTGGAAAAAGGTCTTCCCTGTA includes:
- a CDS encoding ATP-binding protein, with translation MAELRSDMTRTLRELHLPTVRECYEEQADQARKESLTYEQYLYELVQKECEVRGQKRTERFLRESKLPLEKSMDTFDMKRLPPKIRHQVKVLAEGAFTEQAENVLAFGNPGSGKTHLPCAVGQELVHQGLRVLFTTCNLLVQNLLLAKRDLTLSRALKRFEKYQALLIDDIGYVQQNREEMEVLFALLADRYERGSIMITSNLPFSKWESIFKDPMTTAAAIDRLVHHCVILELNLPSYRLEQSRQGEKP